In one window of Branchiostoma floridae strain S238N-H82 chromosome 14, Bfl_VNyyK, whole genome shotgun sequence DNA:
- the LOC118430862 gene encoding astacin-like metalloendopeptidase, producing the protein MGLYLLDTIQIGLEKKLVTRKDPDEDQTDVDLIIAENEEADDHLLEGDILIDSQSQSKSATRNERKKWPKNEDGIVVIPYVIASREEYLERHLNQIEAVMREFAARTCLHFVPRTDQHSYLRIRKARTCSTTVGRKGGPQTVNLNGACAKRKGSIQHELMHTIGFLHEQSRADRDKHIKVLWDNIKTGRKANFKAAGVKGYTLLGLPYDTRSVMHYGPKAFSLNRKLPTMVPRDPATRIGGSRGWTNLDVLKVNTLYRCDATVTGKLIPKWHPHGAGDPGTEQTTHRDKQTTSKEDGWSTNGNGSVTMATSIATAVSVTKATSVTMPTSVAKVTSVTMPTSVAKVTSVTIPTSVPMPTFLMGMTTDEVTTITRKGNARVVCTFDEDLCSFKQGSRDDFDWSWSEKGRGTPSRRTGPRSDHTTGHGRFLFIEATHKAPGKKARGFSPVYNTTGQHCLTFYYHMRGKGIGSLNVHLRTVGMVTNNVRTLWSLSGHQGNRWLRAEVSFNTTANFQVRFFIDYSLFL; encoded by the exons ATGGGGCTCTATCTACTGGATACGATA CAGATAGGTCTGGAGAAGAAACTGGTCACAAGGAAAG ATCCTGACGAGGACCAAACAGACGTAGATCTCATCATCGCTGAAAATGAAG AAGCGGATGATCATCTTCTAGAAGGAGACATCCTGATCGACTCCCAA AGCCAGTCTAAATCGGCCACCAGGAACGAGAGGAAAAAATGGCCGAAGAACGAGGACGGCATTGTCGTCATCCCCTACGTCATAGCCAGCCGGGAAGAATACT TGGAGAGGCATCTGAACCAGATCGAGGCCGTGATGAGGGAGTTTGCGGCTCGGACCTGCCTACACTTCGTGCCGAGGACGGACCAGCACTCCTACCTGCGGATCAGGAAGGCGAGAAC CTGTTCTACCACCGTCGGCCGCAAGGGGGGCCCACAGACCGTGAACCTGAACGGCGCGTGTGCAAAGAGGAAGGGTTCGATCCAGCACGAGCTGATGCACACCATCGGCTTCCTGCACGAGCAGTCTCGGGCCGACAGGGACAAGCACATCAAGGTGCTCTGGGACAACATCAAGACAG GACGCAAGGCTAACTTCAAGGCCGCCGGGGTTAAAGGTTACACGCTGCTGGGCCTGCCCTACGACACCCGGTCCGTCATGCACTACGGTCCGAAGGCCTTCTCCCTGAACCGGAAGCTACCGACGATGGTGCCCCGGGACCCCGCCACGAGGATCGGGGGCAGCAGGGGCTGGACCAACCTGGACGTGCTGAAGGTGAACACGCTGTACCGGTGTG acgcCACAGTGACAGGTAAGCTGATCCCGAAGTGGCATCCCCACGGCGCCGGAGACCCCGGAACAGAACAGACGACACATCGCGACAAACAGACGACATCCAAGGAGGACGGCTGGTCTACCAATGGAAACGGTTCTGTCACCATGGCGACATCTATTGCCACAGCAGTGTCCGTCACCAAGGCAACGTCTGTTACCATGCCAACATCTGTCGCCAAGGTGACGTCTGTTACCATGCCAACATCTGTCGCCAAGGTGACGTCTGTCACCATACCAACGTCTGTCCCCATGCCAACGTTTCTCATGGGGATGACAACTGATGAGGTCACAACAATTACAAGGAAAGGCAATGCCAGAG TTGTGTGTACATTTGACGAAGACCTGTGCAGCTTCAAACAAGGTTCCAGGGATGACTTTGACTGGAGCTGGAGTGAGAAGGGCAGAGGTACCCCGTCCAGACGGACAGGACCCAGATCCGACCATACCACTGGACATG GCCGCTTTCTCTTCATCGAAGCCACACACAAGGCACCTGGAAAGAAGGCCCGCGGATTTTCACCTGTCTACAACACCACCGGGCAGCACTGTCTAACGTTCTACTACCACATGCGGGGAAAGGGCATCGGTTCTCTCAACGTCCATCTACGCACCGTTGGCATGGTAACCAACAACGTCAGGACACTTTGGTCGCTATCTGGGCACCAAGGCAACAGGTGGTTGAGAGCGGAAGTGTCGTTTAATACGACAGCGAATTtccaagtaagatttttcatagattattctttatttctatAG
- the LOC118430863 gene encoding carboxylesterase 4A-like — protein sequence MITLPTSLLSLLLLCASCTTQRTEVSTKYGRLSGFAEDYNGATVRTFLGVPFAKPPTGELRFLPPVEPESWAGVRDATTFGPACPQDGMYLPGFAEPFARVDRVWSEDCLYMNVYAPGRSSSAQDPLAVMVYIHGGGWQVGEGTNNGTQLAAEENVIVVTFNYRLGVFGFLGTGDHHAPGNVGLLDQTQAIRWVRENIDNFGGDVNRITIFGLSAGGMAVSLHLLSPLNSGLFHRAITQSGSPFTPGFLGTKESALADARQLAESLGCDGSSGAATEDVVSCLKSRTAQDVLTTSSAVQSASHIAFTPIVDGTFLPASPEEIFAEGSVEARDYILGVTSMEGGIVLYNDLNEKIVSEDTFQEHLEYTMGTYNTNLVQITHAAKFEYLSNATASPRDLQMDFMRMYGDWLFVAPTTRMAREFASAGNPTYLYNFDHVTSFFDHPWIGGASHAEENYYLWPSDVSDMMTEQEKCLRP from the exons ATGATCACCCTCCCAACCTCCCTTCTGTCTCTCCTGCTTCTGTGCGCGTCCTGTACCACACAGCGGACGGAAGTCTCCACCAAGTATGGCCGACTCTCCGGCTTCGCTGAAGACTACAACGGCGCGACGGTCCGCACGTTCCTCGGCGTGCCCTTCGCCAAGCCGCCGACGGGAGAACTGCGCTTCCTGCCGCCGGTGGAGCCCGAGTCGTGGGCCGGTGTCCGGGACGCCACAACCTTCGGGCCGGCCTGTCCGCAGGACg GTATGTACCTCCCTGGGTTTGCCGAGCCGTTCGCCCGGGTGGACAGGGTGTGGAGTGAGGACTGTTTGTACATGAACGTGTACGCACCGGGTAGGAGCTCCAGCGCACAG GACCCCCTAGCCGTGATGGTGTACATCCACGGAGGCGGCTGGCAGGTCGGGGAGGGTACCAATAACGGGACTCAGCTGGCGGCCGAGGAAAACGTCATCGTCGTCACCTTCAACTACAG ACTTGGCGTGTTCGGTTTCCTGGGCACGGGGGACCATCATGCGCCGGGGAACGTGGGCCTGTTGGACCAGACTCAGGCCATCCGCTGGGTCAGGGAGAACATCGACAACTTTGGCGGGGACGTAAACAG GATCACGATATTCGGGCTGTCTGCCGGCGGCATGGCCGTGAGTCTCCACCTGCTGTCCCCGCTCAACTCCGGACTGTTCCACCGCGCCATCACGCAGAGCGGATCTCCATTCACTCCGGGATTCCTCGGAACCAAG GAGTCTGCACTAGCCGACGCCAGACAGTTAGCTGAGTCCTTAGGATGTGACGGAAGCTCAGGAGCTGCGACAGAAGACGTTGTGTCCTGCCTGAAGTCTAGGACAGCTCAAGACGTCCTGACAACCTCCTCAGCCGTGCAGAGCGCTTCTCACATCGCCTTCACCCCCATCGTAGATGGAACATTCCTGCCTGCGTCACCGGAGGAGATCTTCGCGGAGGGATCCGTGGAAGCCCGGGACTATATTCTCGGGGTCACTAGCATGGAAGGCGGCATCGTCCTCTACAACGACTTAAACGAAAAGATCGTGTCCGAAGACACCTTCCAAGAACACTTGGAGTACACCATGGGAACGTACAACACAAACTTAGTCCAGATCACCCACGCGGCAAAATTTGAGTACCTGTCGAACGCCACGGCGAGCCCACGTGACCTGCAGATGGACTTCATGAGGATGTACGGTGATTGGCTGTTCGTTGCCCCGACAACGCGAATGGCGCGAGAGTTCGCCAGCGCGGGAAATCCTACGTACTTGTACAACTTTGATCACGTGACCAGCTTCTTCGATCACCCATGGATTG GCGGAGCCTCCCATGCCGAAGAGAACTACTACCTGTGGCCGTCTGACGTGTCCGACATGATGACTGAGCAGGagaaatgcctccgcccctga